In Marinitoga hydrogenitolerans DSM 16785, one DNA window encodes the following:
- a CDS encoding enolase-like domain-containing protein, whose product MIQIPVGSEFAVKDLLTKYSVFLDESFKTLQDIIRLKNISAGLVFEITKFGGLLKTSEYLKVTESLGLETMILSRIEHPITLNWANKIKKSFNYIDLDFNHYIEKTSK is encoded by the coding sequence TTGATTCAAATACCTGTTGGGAGTGAATTTGCAGTAAAAGACCTTTTGACGAAATACTCTGTTTTTTTGGATGAATCCTTTAAAACACTTCAGGATATAATAAGATTAAAAAATATTTCTGCAGGATTGGTATTTGAAATCACAAAATTTGGGGGATTATTAAAAACTTCTGAGTATTTAAAAGTTACTGAAAGTTTAGGCTTAGAGACAATGATTTTGTCAAGAATAGAACATCCTATTACATTAAATTGGGCAAATAAAATTAAAAAATCATTTAATTATATAGACCTTGATTTTAATCATTATATAGAAAAAACGTCTAAGTAA
- a CDS encoding L7Ae/L30e/S12e/Gadd45 family ribosomal protein: protein MNEQKVVNLLGFASRMRKIIFGKDNIREYIRNPKRRKKFIIIASDVGESIKEDTIKRCQSHKVPYVLLSNYTKEQLGRALGKDEISVVGVLDENIVNGIKEVVNVGGDSIV, encoded by the coding sequence ATGAATGAACAGAAGGTTGTAAACCTCTTAGGGTTTGCCTCTCGAATGCGGAAAATTATTTTTGGAAAAGATAATATTAGAGAGTATATTAGAAATCCAAAAAGAAGAAAAAAATTTATTATTATAGCTTCTGATGTAGGTGAATCAATAAAAGAAGATACTATAAAAAGATGTCAGTCTCACAAGGTTCCTTATGTTTTATTATCTAACTATACGAAAGAACAATTAGGTAGGGCATTGGGGAAGGATGAGATAAGTGTTGTAGGAGTCCTAGATGAAAATATAGTTAATGGAATTAAAGAGGTAGTGAACGTTGGAGGTGATTCAATTGTCTAA
- a CDS encoding isoamylase early set domain-containing protein, producing the protein MKKVLLTAFLIILSIVSFSKVYVYKGVVVFEYKDLTASSVYLAGSFNNWDSTALQMKKIKGGLWRITLKLSPGDYQYKFVINGTDWKEDPEAPDYAPDGFGGKNGAFSLVLENGELKIKKATKQEFGIISGSYVFDLKSKIDTDTYSLKTPTLSHVFNLKINPEKSGMKFEANLVADNSSWQFRLESLKVRWENNRFVFGLFNNSSANTLWKFYETNIEYNKSGFYGGIKLRVADVVVDIYSENNELKYFTTAKVGFENTYIYLGYLPATDETTMNLYIRAETLNVGIEGKYSDSLEYLKADFINDNLYIEGIYTLVNKNIEFYSKITSLLEISGNYNISENTYFLIGDLNLPILEDINILTDVYYDNSNNLGYKIGVEFINSNILAELKIGHDFDMDFENYYLFISAKAEF; encoded by the coding sequence ATGAAAAAAGTATTATTAACAGCATTTTTAATTATATTATCAATAGTGTCTTTTTCTAAGGTATATGTGTATAAAGGTGTTGTAGTTTTTGAGTATAAGGATTTAACAGCTTCTTCTGTATATTTAGCTGGTAGTTTCAATAATTGGGATTCTACAGCATTGCAAATGAAAAAAATAAAAGGTGGACTATGGAGGATAACATTGAAACTTTCACCAGGTGACTATCAATATAAATTTGTAATAAATGGAACAGATTGGAAAGAAGATCCAGAAGCTCCAGACTATGCACCAGATGGGTTTGGTGGGAAAAATGGTGCATTTTCATTAGTTTTAGAAAATGGCGAGTTAAAAATAAAAAAAGCAACTAAACAAGAATTTGGTATTATAAGTGGATCATATGTGTTCGATTTAAAATCAAAGATAGATACCGACACATATTCATTGAAAACACCAACTTTAAGTCATGTTTTTAATTTAAAAATAAATCCTGAAAAATCAGGTATGAAATTTGAAGCTAATTTGGTCGCGGATAACAGTTCGTGGCAATTTAGATTAGAGTCATTAAAAGTAAGATGGGAGAATAATAGATTTGTTTTTGGATTATTCAATAATTCATCAGCTAATACTTTATGGAAATTTTATGAAACCAATATTGAATATAATAAATCAGGATTTTATGGTGGTATTAAATTAAGAGTAGCTGATGTTGTTGTTGATATTTATTCTGAAAATAATGAATTAAAGTATTTCACTACTGCAAAGGTAGGTTTTGAAAATACATATATTTATTTAGGATACTTACCTGCAACTGATGAAACTACAATGAATTTATATATAAGAGCGGAAACTTTGAATGTTGGTATTGAAGGTAAATATTCAGATTCTTTGGAATATTTAAAAGCAGATTTTATTAATGATAATTTATATATCGAAGGTATTTATACTCTTGTAAATAAGAATATAGAGTTTTATTCAAAGATAACATCACTTTTAGAAATAAGCGGAAATTATAATATATCTGAAAATACATATTTTTTAATAGGTGACTTAAATTTACCAATTTTAGAAGATATAAATATTTTAACAGATGTGTATTATGATAATTCAAATAATTTAGGTTATAAAATTGGAGTCGAATTTATTAATAGTAATATTCTTGCAGAACTTAAAATAGGGCATGATTTTGATATGGATTTTGAAAATTATTATTTATTCATATCTGCAAAAGCAGAATTTTAA